TTCGTGTTCGGAAACCTTTCGGACAGGTTCGGACGCCGCTCCATGTACTTGGTAGTGACCACTTTCCTGTTCATCTTCCCCATCCCGGCCTTCCTGCTGATCAACACGGGCAACCTGTTCCTGATCTCTCTGGTCATTGTCCTGGGCTTCATTTTTGCCGCCCAGGGATCCGTCGGAGTCCAGGCTGCGTACTTCCCGGAGCTCTTCGGCGCTCGCTACCGCTACGCCGGCGTGGCACTCGGCCGCGAATTCTCCTCCGTTTTCGGCGGTGGCATCGCCCCGCTGATCTGCTCCGCACTGGTCACGGCTTTCAGCGGATCCTGGATCCCGGTGGCCATCTACATGATGGCCATCATGGGCATCAGTTTGTTCACCACCATCAAATCCCCGGAGACGGTCGATCGTGACCTTCTCCTTGAAGAGGACGCCAAGTAATGTCAGAACCCACCACCTCCACCGCCCCCACCAATCCCACCAAAATTGTCATCACCGATTGCGATCACGATTCCATCGATATCGAGCGTGCTGTCGCCCGGGACGCCGGCGTCGAGCTGGTGTTGGCTCAGTGCCGCACCGAAGACGAGGTCATTGCTGCAGCCGCCGGGGCGGACGCGATCGTTGTCCAGTACGCGCCCATCACCGCCAAGGTTTTGGACGCGCTGCCGGGCCTGAAAGCAATCGGCCGTTACGGCGTCGGGGTTGACACGCTCGACGTCGAAGCCGCCACCGCGCGCGGCGTCGCCATCTGCAACGTCCCCGACTACGGCACCGAGGACGTCAGCGACCACGCGATTGCCTTGGCCGTCAGCCTGGCCCGCGGGATTACGCAGCTGGACCGCGGCGTGCGACGCGGTGATCATTCGCTGGGGCCGGTGCAACCCTTGCACCGGATTGGCGGGCGGGTGTTCGGAGTGGTGGGCCTGGGCTTGATTGGTGCGGCCACGGGCCGGAAAGCGAAAGGTCTGGGCTACCAGGTCATCGGTTCGGATCCGCTGCTGACCGCCGGGACTGTCACCGCGGACGGGATCACGGTGGTCGGCTTCGAGGAGCTTGTTGCCAGCGCTGACGTCATTTCCCTGCATGTCCCCCTCAACCAGTACACGCATCACCTGATCAACAGTGACGTCCTGGACAGGGTGAAGCCCGGCGCCGTGCTGGTCAATACCTGCCGCGGCGCGGTGGTGGACACGGATGCAGTGGCGGCGGCACTGCAGGACGGGCGCCTGCACGCTGCGGGTTTGGATGTTTTTGAGTTGGAGCCCCTGCCGCGGACCAGTCCCCTGCTGGAATTGGAGAATGCAGTCCTCACACCGCACGCGGCCTGGTACTCCGAGGAGTCGTACGCAGAGCTCAAGCGGCGCACGGTGGAGAACGTGGTGGAGGTGTGTGCCGGCCGCGCGCCGCGCAACATCCTCAACAGTGAAGTGCTGAACGGGAGCGTGCCGGCATGAGCGTCGAAACAGCAGCTGAATCCACGTCGCTGACGATGCGCGCAGCAGTCTGGACGGGCCCGGACACCATTGAGTACCGGACCGTGCCGCTCCCCGAAGTGCCGGAGGGCTGGGCCTTGGTCCGATCTGAACTCACCGGCATTTGCGGCACGGATTTTTCCATCCTGCACGGAAGCCACCCGCGCGCCGAAGCGCCCGTGGTGATGGGCCATGAAATCACCGGTGTTGTGGAGATCGCCGCCCCGGGGGGACCGGCTGAGGGCACCCGGGTGACCGTTGAACCGTTGATTTATTGCGGGAAGTGCCACCCGTGCAGGGAGGGAAACACGCATGTGTGCCGGAACCTGAAGCTGTACGGGATCGACGTCGCAGGCTCCCTGGCGGAGTATGTGGCGTTGCCGGCGGAGACCCTGATCCCGATCGACTCCGAGGTTCCGCTCCAGGAGGCCGCGCTGGCCGAGCCGTTGGCTGTGGCGGTGCACGCGGTGTCCCGGTCGGGGCTGCGTGGCGGTGAGCGGGTGGTGGTTTTCGGTGCCGGACCTATCGGTATCCTCACCGCTCTTGTTGCCAGGCATGAAGGTGCCGGGAGTGTGCTGATTTCCGAACCTTCCGAAGACCGCCGCAGAGTGGCTGAGAAGCTCGGCTTCGACACCGTTCCCTCGGGCACCGACCCCATCGAGGCGATCCTGGAGGCAACCGGCGGGGATGGCGCGGACATCGTTTTCGATTCAGCAGCCCACCCGTCCGTGGCGGCGCTGCTGCCCAAAGCGGTCCGCGTCCTGGGCACCATCGTGCTGGTGGGCGTCTACAAGAAGCCGGTGGAGGTTGATTTGCAGGCTCTGACCTTCGCGGAGAACACGGTGGTGGGCGTCCGCGTCTACACGCGGGCCGACGTCGAACGGGCCGTCAAGCTCATCGAGGGCGGCGAGCTGGGGCTGGGACGGATCCCGGTGGAGGTCTTCCCACTCGAAGAAACCCCGGCCGCCTTCACCAAGGCCATGACCGCTGGAGCGGTCCTCAAAGTATTCGTTGGGCCGGCTGCGGCAGCCGTCCCTGGCAAGGGAGAAGCATGACTGACACGGCAGCAGCGCGATGCACGCCATTTGACCTGACAGGCTCGACGGCGGCCATCACCGGAGCGTCCCGCGGCATCGGCTTGGGTATTGCCCTGGGCCTGATCCGGGCGGGTGCGAACCTCGTTGCGCTGCAACGCGGCCCACTCGCTCCGGAACTGGCCCTGGCCGCGGCGGAGGCAGGCGTAACTGCCGAAGCAACAGCCATCGACCTCTCCAGCCAGGACTCGGTTACCCAAGCGATCGAAACGACGCTTGCGAAGCACCGGATCGACATCCTGGTCAACAACGCCGGCACGCAGATCCGCCATGACTCCGTGGAGTTCCCGTTGGAGGACTTCGATGCGGTCATGAACATCAACACCCGGGCAGTGTTCCAGCTCTGCCAGGGCTTCGGTAAGGCCATGGTGGAGCGCGGCGACGGCAAAATCATCAATTTGGCCTCACTGCTGACGTTCCAGGGCGGATTGCGGGTTCCGGCCTACGCGGCGTCCAAGGGTGCAGTGGCCCAGCTGACCAAGGCGCTGTGCAATGAGTGGGCCCCACGAGGCGTCAACGTCAACGCCGTCGCCCCGGGTTACATCGCCACGGACATGAACCAGGCCTTGCTCGCCGACTCCGTCCGGCATGAGCAGATCTCCAGCCGGATCCCGGCCGCCCGATGGGGATCAGGCAACGACCTCGCCGGCGCGGTGGTGTTCCTGGCTTCCCCGGCCGCAGATTACGTGCACGGCGTTGTTCTTCCGGTCGACGGCGGGTGGCTGGCCCGATGAGCACCATCCAACCAGCGGGCAACCCGCAACGGCCGGCTCCTTCCGCGCTCCTGACAGCCAATCCCGTGGTGGCCGTCATGCGGGCACACCACGCCCGCGAGTACGCCCCCGTGATCGAGGCCCTGGTGCGCGGAGGCGTCCGTTCCATTGAGCTGACCCTCAGCACCCAAGGAGTGTTCGAGGAACTGCCCCGGCTCAAGGAACGCTTCGGTCCGGACGCCGAGATCGGGGTCGGCACCATCACCACCGTGGACCAAGCCATGCAGGCCCTCGACGGCGGAGCGGACTACCTGGTCACCCCGGCGATGGTCACCGCAGTGGTGAGTGCCGCCGTCGAGCGTGACATCCCGGTGTTTCCGGGCGGGCTGACGCCCACCGAACTGCTGGC
Above is a genomic segment from Arthrobacter sp. YN containing:
- a CDS encoding bifunctional 4-hydroxy-2-oxoglutarate aldolase/2-dehydro-3-deoxy-phosphogluconate aldolase; the encoded protein is MSTIQPAGNPQRPAPSALLTANPVVAVMRAHHAREYAPVIEALVRGGVRSIELTLSTQGVFEELPRLKERFGPDAEIGVGTITTVDQAMQALDGGADYLVTPAMVTAVVSAAVERDIPVFPGGLTPTELLAGWNAGATAVKLFPASAVGTGYVGQLRGPFPDMRIVPSGGIGIDDAPAWIAAGALAVSLGGPLLRDAFSGGSLTELTARASKLSQLAADAVEARAAK
- a CDS encoding zinc-dependent alcohol dehydrogenase → MSVETAAESTSLTMRAAVWTGPDTIEYRTVPLPEVPEGWALVRSELTGICGTDFSILHGSHPRAEAPVVMGHEITGVVEIAAPGGPAEGTRVTVEPLIYCGKCHPCREGNTHVCRNLKLYGIDVAGSLAEYVALPAETLIPIDSEVPLQEAALAEPLAVAVHAVSRSGLRGGERVVVFGAGPIGILTALVARHEGAGSVLISEPSEDRRRVAEKLGFDTVPSGTDPIEAILEATGGDGADIVFDSAAHPSVAALLPKAVRVLGTIVLVGVYKKPVEVDLQALTFAENTVVGVRVYTRADVERAVKLIEGGELGLGRIPVEVFPLEETPAAFTKAMTAGAVLKVFVGPAAAAVPGKGEA
- a CDS encoding SDR family oxidoreductase, which codes for MTDTAAARCTPFDLTGSTAAITGASRGIGLGIALGLIRAGANLVALQRGPLAPELALAAAEAGVTAEATAIDLSSQDSVTQAIETTLAKHRIDILVNNAGTQIRHDSVEFPLEDFDAVMNINTRAVFQLCQGFGKAMVERGDGKIINLASLLTFQGGLRVPAYAASKGAVAQLTKALCNEWAPRGVNVNAVAPGYIATDMNQALLADSVRHEQISSRIPAARWGSGNDLAGAVVFLASPAADYVHGVVLPVDGGWLAR
- a CDS encoding C-terminal binding protein, producing MSEPTTSTAPTNPTKIVITDCDHDSIDIERAVARDAGVELVLAQCRTEDEVIAAAAGADAIVVQYAPITAKVLDALPGLKAIGRYGVGVDTLDVEAATARGVAICNVPDYGTEDVSDHAIALAVSLARGITQLDRGVRRGDHSLGPVQPLHRIGGRVFGVVGLGLIGAATGRKAKGLGYQVIGSDPLLTAGTVTADGITVVGFEELVASADVISLHVPLNQYTHHLINSDVLDRVKPGAVLVNTCRGAVVDTDAVAAALQDGRLHAAGLDVFELEPLPRTSPLLELENAVLTPHAAWYSEESYAELKRRTVENVVEVCAGRAPRNILNSEVLNGSVPA